Genomic segment of uncultured Desulfobacter sp.:
TATCAGTCAATATGTCGAGGAAAATTTAGGCCTGGATGTGGTTGAAATTTTTAGGAACGGCAGCATTATCCATCCATCCCGGCAGAATGTAACCATCATACCTGATGATATTCTTCTGGTAAAAGGGGCGGCACAGGATCTGGTTTCCTGTCTGAAAACCCAACATCTGTCTCTGGTTCAAGGGGATGACGATTTTACCTTTGGCGGGCAAACCGAAGAAAACCTAATTGTCGAACTCATTATCCCCCCGCTTTCATCCCTGTTAAGGGAGCCTTTGATATCTGCGGAATTGCAGTACGATTCAGATATTCGGATTATCGCCATACGAAGCCGGATGAGTTATTTTTCCTATCGCAAAATACAGAAAGTAAAACTTAAGATCGGCGATATTATCCTCGTTCAGTGCCCCAGGAACAAGTTGGATAAACTCAGAAACAGTTCAGACTTTTTGCTCATTGAAGATATTCACCATGCAATCATAGACAAACAAAAGGCCGGCATTGCTTCGGGCATCTTTGCCGCCGTGGTGCTGGCGCCCACCTTAGGCTTAAGCGATATTATGATCTGTGCCCTTGCCGGCGTTTTTTTAATGACAATCACCCACTGCCTGAGTTTGAAAGATGCTTACAGGTCTCTTCAGGCCGAGGTGCTTCTGCTGATTGTCGGGACACTGGCGTTGGGGCTGGCCATGCAGAAAACCGGTGCGACCGAGCTCTATGCCCAGGCCTTTTTAACGTTGTTCCATGGCATGGGGCCGCATGTCATTCTGTTTGCCATCATTTTTTTGACCAGTGTCTGCAGCCATACTTTAAGTAACAATGCCACGGCCGTTCTTCTGCTTCCCATCGCCATCTCCACGGCGGTCTCCCTCGGCGTTGATACCAGGCCGTTTATCATTGGCATCTGTTTTGGTGCCAGTGCATGTTATGCAAGCCCCATTGGCTACCAGACAAATCTGCTGGTCTACGGTCCCGGCGGATACAGGTTCTCCGACTTCATCAAGCTGGGCTTGCCATTGAATATCATGGTTATTGTTCTTGCCGGCCTTTTTATTCCGGTTTTCTGGCCCTTTTAATGCTACGAGAAAGCTCAGAGTCACAATCCGAGTGCTCCTATCCGTTGTTGGCACCCTAAAAACGGACCTCTCCCAGCCGATAGTTCCCTTTTCAAACATCTCAGTTTGATCTTTCCAGTTTTAGGTTGCCCATACTAAAAATAGTCACCGCTGATTCTATAAAGGCTTAGGTGTTCATAAATAGACATAATCAACACTCTAATGCCGCGTGTCACCTATCAGAAAGGGAAACTCGCCTAAGGTAATTGATGGTTATTTTTGCAAGCGCCAAAAGCTGCAAATGTCACCGTCTCTCGTCCTCCCGATCTGGTGCACACGCTTAACCCCGCGAATTAATCTGCTTCTTCTTTTCGCCCTAATGCTTTAACATACTTAGTTAATTTTCGACAAGTTGCCTTGTATGAATCAATTGCATATTTAGAATCACTGTGTTTTCTCTTAAACTCGTATAAGTAGGGGGCTTCTTCACAAATAAAAATATCTGGTGAGAAATTGGCATTATATCCGTATTGACATTCTAATATACCGATACTCCAACAATTATCAGCATGTTTTCGAATAGTACGTTCGGAAAGTCCCTGTTTTCCAAGGGCATCAATAAATTGAAATAATAATTTTCCTGTTTGTTGGGCAAACTTGTGGGATTTTTTATCCCAATGCCAGTCCTGAATAAAGTCCTCTAATTCTTCATTGTCTATTTTTGTCATATTACCCCGAATGTCTATCAGGTGGCATTTTCATGCTGATAGCCTTCATTTTACAGGAAATATTCATTATACTAATGCAAACTATTTAGCGTTCCCCGTAATAACACCACCAAATAGTGATTTCATCCAATAGGCTAATCGCGATGCTCGACACAGTCAGCACTGTATTCCACTCATACACAACGTTTTCAACCCTGTCCCTCTTTCAATTTCAATAGACTTTTTCAGCGATTCGCAAACCACACCCGATAATCTTGGATAAGTTGAGTATTGGCTGATTGCTTGTCAATTACCGCTAATTCACAAAGCGGACAATCATATTTTCTACGACCCAACCTCAGTGCCACAATAACACCATACAAGTCATCAATTAACGAAATTTTTTTGACGATCACTCGATCTCCTGACCGCAATGGTCCTTGTTCCTGCCATTCATCAACCTCAGCGTCAAATGGAAAGGTCAAATGCTCTTCAAGATAGGCTCCCCATCGTTTCATCACCGCCATCTCGTTTCCATGATCAACTCCGCGTAAGATTTGCTGAATCCGTTTGCCTACGTCACCTAACCAACTATAGCTTTTGTACAAAACCAGCTTAAGCTCTTTTTGGGCATGCTTCACGTCTTGTTCAGTATCTCTTGCTGTTGTCACCTCCACGTCATGAGGATATAATCCCATTTGTGTCCAGTCCAATCCGTCTTCCTCACAGGTTTCAATGGATGATGCTGACATCTCTCGAAGCGTGATACTATCCCACTCAATATCGATGATCGTTGTCCCATCTTCCTGGGGTCTGATGTCAAGAATTCTCCCCTGCCATCCTTCAAGGCTGAATGCTTCGGTATCAGGATCAAGTACATTTGGTTTTACCCTAACCGAATCGCCAATGTTCAATGAGGTTTTGCTGTTATTCATACTCAGTTTTCTCCTTATCTCTTTAGAATGCTTGCAAATTTTTTTCAATTTGCCACATAACATAGTTGACTAAGCAGTAATTATATTTGTTGACAGTTTTTTCGGCCTTGAACCCTGTGGGCAAAAACAGATCAAAAGGACGCCCGTAAAAATGTTATCAAGAAGAGAATTATATTCTTGATTATTTCTTTTTTAATTGAATTATCGATTCTTGTACTTTCACTGCACTATCATTCAAGCCTAAATCAGAAATATCAACAATTAGGTGGGCTTTTGAATTTGTAAGTCCAAAATAGGCAATATCTTTTTTTATCTCTTCAAGGTACATGCATTTTTCTTTTTCTGTCAAAATCTTTTCTATTGGGCGAGAATCGACATCATAGAATGATATCCTTTTCAGAATATTTTCCGAAGAGTCTTTCAAAACGACTATAATACCTTTGGATTTTTTGACTAAACGCCAATAGTAATCCATTAGACCACTTGGTGGCAAAGCTATAACACTTCTTTTGGCCTGTTTTTTTGAAAGAAGGTTTTTAAGAGCTTTGGATGATTGCTTCCGAAATGCGTCGGTAGTCGTATGTTTTTTTTGCATCTTTTCAATTGACGTATCAAAAAAAGATTCAATTTCATCGTCAAGGTCATAGAAATTATAATTTAACTTTTTTGCCAACAAAGCCCCTATGGCCGATTTGCCAACGCAACTTACTCCTACTAAAAAAACTTTCATATCTGAAATTTCATTTCAACTATTTGGGATATTGCATAATGACTATAGTTGGCCGGTGTCACAACCTCATTTTTCTACTATACTCACTCGCTATTCAATAGCGTTTCTATTTTGTAGATTGGAATTCACGCAATCCTTAGCCTGACAAAAATTCTTATTATTCAGTCTCCTCTCAAATAACATAGCTCTATTTATTTTTCACTCAGAGATCACAGCTATGGTAAAAAAGTAACGCTGAAAAAAGGGTGTTCAATCATGGTATCATTGAAGGTTGAAACCCTTGTTAACAATAGCGTTCAATCCTTTTTCCAGTTCTTCGGCCACCCGCAATTGTAGGGTGAGCCTTAGCGTTTGTAGTCTCCATCGCCTTATCATAAAGGCTTGGCTGTAGAGTCAAGGGTAGGCGCGGTGGCAAATTTACTCCGTTTCCTACCCCTGCTCATCAAACCGGACGTGCGGAGCTACCGCATCCGGCTTTCCGACTGACTTCACCTTAAGGAACACGTCGTACGGTACGTTTCATCGGTCTCGGCAAGAGCACCCCAAGTTCGCCAAATACTCTCTCCGATGGAAACCGTCGTATGCCTCGTGAACGCACTTTGTGCCGACTGACCAGAAAGCGTCTGACGCGATTATAAACATGGCGCTCAACAGCACGATAGGCTATCTGAGTCGTGCCGTAACAGAAGTAAGCACTCCAACCCTGTAATAGATCGTTGAGCCGATCCCTAACATCCGGCCATGCGCTCTTTTCACCGGGTCGCAGTATGTCTCTCACTTTCTGCTTCAACCGCTTTACGCTCTTCTTTGATGGGCTGGCACCCATATACTTTCTTCCTGTTTTCCGAAAACAGATTTGCCCAAAGGTGTACCCGAGAAAATCAAAATTCCCGTTTCGGGCATTTACAATGAGGGTCTTGTCCTGATTCAATTTGAGCCCAAGGCGCTCCATAACAACATCGGTCAGATTCAACGCTTCCGAGGCATCACCTCGACTCAGGATAACAAAATCATCGGCATAGGAAACAATCCGAGCACGAAAAATTTCGTTACACCCCTTGATCCGCCAATATTTTAGGGCTACCGGTTTAAGCCGGGACAGTTTTTAATTTCAAATAGTTATTTGAGGCAGTATTTTTATACTGACGTGGCAAAGGTAAATCATCCATTTTATGAACAACCCATTCAAAAAGGTCTGGAAACTCTTTACCAAATAATCGATTCGCCGCAGTGGTACCGTCAAATCGTTTCAATGTAAAATTGTGAATAATGGTTAATGCTTTTAGACGTTCTGGCAAAATTCCTCTTCCGCTATGATGGCGTTGAGAGAGGTAGCCGTTTCGCCCTTCGACAGCCGAAGAAGTTCTTTGAAAATTTGAAACCATCCAATCTGCCCATGACTGCCAGGTTTTATTTCCGATTTGAATCGGTGTCGATGAATCCATTTCCAGTTGTCTGCGAGCAAGACTCAAAGCAGATGCATACTCTTTTTTCAATTCTTGATTTTTCGTTTTCGATGTTTGCTTTTTCCAGTAAACATAGGGTAAAAAAATTTCAAGAAGCCATGTCTTGCATTTTTCATCTATCTCATATTGGGCAAGGCTTTCATCTGCCAGCAACCACCAGTAGTTAATTAGCCAAGCAATATCTTCAATCTGTCGACCAAATTTCCCCAAACGATCATTTTTGTCATTGATACAGTATGTTGCGCGCAACAGAGATAGTTTCACCAAGTTTTCTGACAGCTCCTCTTTTAAATCCGCTGAATTTTTTACACTATTTGTTTTCAAGTTAAATGGGTGAACGGCTTTTGATATGTCGTGAAGGGCGGTATGGTAAGATTTTTTACCCTTTTCTAAATGCGTCTGCTCATTTTGCAGTTTTTGAATTAATATTTTTTGCGCACTTATTTTGTTTGCATTCCCACCAACTTCCTTCAGGAGAGCCAAAGTGAGCAACGCCTTGTCAATTTTCTTTGTGAGAGCAGATCTTTTTTTACCAAAAGCAGACCCAAATGTTTTTACAATTTCATATTCAGCATGAAACAAATCTGGAATACTCGGACAATTAAATCCTGTTTCACCCAGTTTTATCAATGCTTTTGCACGATCACTGACAAAATATTGAATATCAAGGTTAAGATTTTGAACGGCTGTCGTTGTTTTTTGAAACCATGTTTTATAGGTCCTATTATCGCTGGCTTCTTCAAAGAAAATATACCCTGAAGACAGATCCATTAACACCAGGATCATTTCTTCAAAAAAGGTTTCATCAACACCCCCAACAATTTTGAGTGGTTTTAAGGACATATCAGATGATTGATGGATTTCCTGAAACTCAATTATAAGCTTTTCAATCTTCTTCCGCATAGTTTTAATTGATGGAGCAGAGACTCCAACATGTTTTTCAATACGCAAAAGTTGAAAAAAATCAGAAATCATGTCAGCGCCTACACCGTACCGGATTCCAAAATGAAAAATGACTCCGAAAACAAGCAGCTTTAGCCATGCCAACCCTGCAGCACTTTCCCAAAAATATGATTCTGGATGAATATTTCGTTTTTGAACAGCAATAACAATTCGATGTGCGCTACTCTTTGATATCTTTACACATTTAGCAAGTTTTCTTAGAGAAACTTTGACCGGACTGCGCTCGAAAAAAGAAACAACTTTTTGACTTCGTAATCGTAATGAAATATCAGAACTCCACAATTAGCTTATTATTTTAATATCTGTGAGAGTTCTATTTAATAGACGGAATCAAATGTCCAGTTTTTTAATCAAAAAAGCGTGCCCTGTTAAAAAATGTCCCAGCTTAAATCGGTAGCCTGAAATATTTACTGCACAGGCACCGGACAACAAAAGCGGCAGAAATTATGAGCCCAGTGCAATGGCGATGATGGCCATTTTAAAATATGCTGGTTATAACGGATTTGGGGGACCCGTCCGTAAGCCTCCCAATGAAGCTGAAATCAAAAGGTTCTGAAGCCAATTCTCGTGGTATTGGAATCCGTTCACTCTTTCAAAAGAACTCACATGGCCCTTTTGCTTTACCGTCCACGGATTGAGTGGAGCAAAATTTTGGATAAGAGCCCAGGCACGTATACTGAGATTGGCCGATTTCATAGTGCCATGAAAATACTTGGTGCTGAATAAATGACGGTCCATCCGTTGCATCAGCCGGTCAACCATGTTGCTTGTTCTATGTGCACCAGGAAAATCATAAGCTTCGGAAAACTGTGGAAGATTATCCTTGAGCTTCTTGATCTTGGCTGAAATTACGTCTGGGATTTCGTTCTGCGTATTTTGACAATGTTCGGAAAGCCTCCGAACTCTCTGTGAGAATGCCCCCTTAGACTCTGCCCGAAAGCAGTCCCATAACCTGGTCGCCATATCCAGGAAATGCTCCTTATATTTTTTGCGTGAGCGATCACGTATGCCAATATATATGTGTAAGAAGCAGGATAACACAGTTATCTTGGGGAACAATTTTCTCCAGGCTTTCTGCGTTGACCGCCATCCGTCGGTATTGACAGTTTCTGGCTGATATCCCGGATTAATACATTCAGCCTCCTCTTTAAATACCCCGTAAGCTTTTTGGAGGTCTTTGCCGGAGGCCGTTTCGGAAACACTGGCTCCTAAAATACAGTTTTTCCCAGCCGTCGTTGCAATATAGGTCTTTTCTCCCAAAAGACGAGTATGCTTTTCATCAGCAGAAACATGTTGGGGTAATGTATCTGGGGATTTAATCGTGGTTCCCACAAGACTATGTCGGCCAAGGGATGCTTCAAGGCGATACCAATACATGGAATTTTTACCGAAGCAGTAACTCAAAGCCCAAA
This window contains:
- a CDS encoding shikimate kinase; protein product: MKVFLVGVSCVGKSAIGALLAKKLNYNFYDLDDEIESFFDTSIEKMQKKHTTTDAFRKQSSKALKNLLSKKQAKRSVIALPPSGLMDYYWRLVKKSKGIIVVLKDSSENILKRISFYDVDSRPIEKILTEKEKCMYLEEIKKDIAYFGLTNSKAHLIVDISDLGLNDSAVKVQESIIQLKKK
- a CDS encoding SLC13 family permease is translated as MFKTEKSPLVGRRDISQYVEENLGLDVVEIFRNGSIIHPSRQNVTIIPDDILLVKGAAQDLVSCLKTQHLSLVQGDDDFTFGGQTEENLIVELIIPPLSSLLREPLISAELQYDSDIRIIAIRSRMSYFSYRKIQKVKLKIGDIILVQCPRNKLDKLRNSSDFLLIEDIHHAIIDKQKAGIASGIFAAVVLAPTLGLSDIMICALAGVFLMTITHCLSLKDAYRSLQAEVLLLIVGTLALGLAMQKTGATELYAQAFLTLFHGMGPHVILFAIIFLTSVCSHTLSNNATAVLLLPIAISTAVSLGVDTRPFIIGICFGASACYASPIGYQTNLLVYGPGGYRFSDFIKLGLPLNIMVIVLAGLFIPVFWPF
- a CDS encoding DUF6399 domain-containing protein, whose protein sequence is MISDFFQLLRIEKHVGVSAPSIKTMRKKIEKLIIEFQEIHQSSDMSLKPLKIVGGVDETFFEEMILVLMDLSSGYIFFEEASDNRTYKTWFQKTTTAVQNLNLDIQYFVSDRAKALIKLGETGFNCPSIPDLFHAEYEIVKTFGSAFGKKRSALTKKIDKALLTLALLKEVGGNANKISAQKILIQKLQNEQTHLEKGKKSYHTALHDISKAVHPFNLKTNSVKNSADLKEELSENLVKLSLLRATYCINDKNDRLGKFGRQIEDIAWLINYWWLLADESLAQYEIDEKCKTWLLEIFLPYVYWKKQTSKTKNQELKKEYASALSLARRQLEMDSSTPIQIGNKTWQSWADWMVSNFQRTSSAVEGRNGYLSQRHHSGRGILPERLKALTIIHNFTLKRFDGTTAANRLFGKEFPDLFEWVVHKMDDLPLPRQYKNTASNNYLKLKTVPA
- a CDS encoding calcium-binding protein — its product is MNNSKTSLNIGDSVRVKPNVLDPDTEAFSLEGWQGRILDIRPQEDGTTIIDIEWDSITLREMSASSIETCEEDGLDWTQMGLYPHDVEVTTARDTEQDVKHAQKELKLVLYKSYSWLGDVGKRIQQILRGVDHGNEMAVMKRWGAYLEEHLTFPFDAEVDEWQEQGPLRSGDRVIVKKISLIDDLYGVIVALRLGRRKYDCPLCELAVIDKQSANTQLIQDYRVWFANR